DNA sequence from the Syntrophales bacterium genome:
ACCCCGTAATATAATGGAAAAATACTACCGCCAGGACGTAGAGGTGGATGCTATTTCCAATCTTGTTAATCGTTATTACTGGGAAACGATCCAGAAGCATAACATCGCCGCGGTAAGTCAGCCCCAGATAGAACAAGAGGGGATAGAGCAGGAAAAGAACTTTACCTTCACCGCCACTGTTGACGTTGAGCCGCAGATAGAGCCGGTGGGCTATACGGGGCTGGAACTGGAAAAGCAGACGCCCGTTGTTAACGACGACGAACTGGAGGCAAACATGCAGCAGATGCGCCAGATGTTTGCCGTCTTGGAGAACGTAGAGGAAGAAAGAGGCGTTCAGACCGGTGATTTTGTCACAATCGGTTTTGAAGGCGCCCTCGCCGGGGAAAAGCTCCCCGAACTGAAGGCGGAAAACCATCTTCTGGAAATAGGCTCAGGGTCGTTTATCCCCGGTTTCGAAGAACAGCTGATCGATTCTCCAAAGGGCGCGACCAAGAATATTGAGGTTACCTTTCCCGCGGATTATCAGGCGCCCCGTCTGGCAGGAAAAAATGTACAGTTCGCAGTTGCGATAAAGGATATTCGCGTAAGGAGGCTTCCTGACCTCGATGATAAATTTATTAAAAATTTCGGGAAATATACATCCCTTGACGAGCTGCGGGCGGATGTCCGAAAAAGAGCCGAGGAAGAAAAAAAGAAGCGCCTTGACGCGGCATTTGTAAAGCAGATCGGCGATAAACTGCTCGAAAATAATATTTTTGAGGCGCCGGAAGCATTTATTGAACAGCAGGTTTATTATATGGTTTCCGATGCGCACAGCAGAATGGTGTCCGAGGGTATGGACCCCAAGAAGGCCGAGGAATTGGCAGCTAATTTGCGTGCTCCTTTCCGGGACGAAGCGGCCAAGATAGTTAAAACAACTATTTTGCTGGACAAGATTGCCCAAAAGGAGGCGATCGCGGCAACGGATGAAGAGTTGGAAGCAAGGATCAGGGAATTCGCGCTTCAGCGCTCCCAGGACTATGAAACATTCAGAAAATCTCTCGAAAAGGATAATCTTGTGGAAAATATCCGGGGTGAACTTATAAACCGTAAAACGTATGAATTTATTGAGTCTAAGGCAAATATAACGGTGCGGGAGGCTGAGAAAATAGAAAGCGGGGATGCTGCAAAATGAGTTTGATACCAATGGTTGTAGAACAGGATGGCCGCGGGGAGAGGGCCTTTGATATCTATTCCCGGCTCCTGCGGGATCGGATCATCTTTCTCGGCACGGCAATTGATGACGATGTCGCGAATCTGGTGATTGCCCAGATGCTCTTTCTGGAATCTGACGATCCCGATAAGGACATATTTTTTTATTTGAACTCTCCGGGCGGCAGCGTCAGCGCCGGGATGGCAATTTATGATACCATGCAGTACATCAAGCCCTCGGTAAGTACCGTCTGCATGGGGCAGGCGGCCAGCATGGGCGCCCTGCTGCTCGCGGCGGGGCAAAAGGGAAAGCGCTATGCGCTGCCCCATTCCCGGATTATGATCCATCAACCGCTGGGCGGATTCCAGGGGCAGGCCACCGATATCGGCATTCAGGCTCGCGAGATTCTGAGATTGAAGGAGGAGCTGAATCAGATCCTCGCCGATTTGACCGGTCAGCCGCTCGAAAAGATTGCCGCCGATACCGAGCGTGATTATTATATGTCGGGGACAAATGCTGTAGAGTATGGCATTATCGATGAAGTCATCTTAAAGAGGGCTTAACAAAGTTTGCTGAAGGGGTTCCATAATGGGGAGAAAACCAAAGGATTCTGGCTACGAAAAGGGGATATTGTACTGTTCTTTTTGCGGCAAGGGACAAAATGAGGTCAAAAAACTTGTCGCCGGTTCGACATCTTATATATGCGATGAATGTGTTGAGCTTTGCCGTTCGATCATTAACGAGGAAAATCAGGAAGATAAAGGGTCAATTTCCGGGGGATTTCCGGAGCCGAGGGACATTGTCAAGTTTCTTGACCAGTATGTAATCGGTCAGGAAAGAGCCAAGAAAATTCTCTCCGTGGCGGTGTACAACCATTACCGGAGGCTCTCCGCAGGCGCGGATGTGGGAGGGGTGGAAATTCAGAAGAGCAATATCCTGCTGATCGGGCCAACCGGTTCCGGGAAGACCCTGCTTGCGAAAACACTGGCCAGGATGCTGAATGTTCCGTTTACCATTGCCGACGCAACGACGCTGACGGAAGCGGGATATGTTGGGGAGGATGTGGAAAATATTATCCTCAGCCTGCTGCAGAACGCCGATTATGATGTAGAGAAGGCATCCCGAGGGATTGTTTACATTGACGAGATCGACAAAATTGCCAGAAAGTCTGGCAACCCCTCGATAACACGCGATGTTTCAGGCGAAGGCGTGCAGCAGGCGCTCTTGAAAATTATTGAGGGGACAACGGCGAGCATCCCCCCCAAGGGAGGCAGAAAACACCCCCAACAGGAGTTTATTCAGGTAGATACGACGAATATCCTCTTCATTTGCGGCGGCGCCTTTAATGATCTCGACGGAATAATCTCTCGCCGGACTGGTTCCAACTCTATCGGTTTTGGATCCGAGATCCGTAGTAATAAAGAGAAAAACAAGGATGAACTGCTTAGCAAAGTGCAGCCTGAGGATCTTCTCAAGTTTGGCCTGATCCCGGAATTTATCGGCCGGCTGCCGGTAATTTCGACGCTCAAAGAGTTGACGCATGATGATCTGATCCGAATTCTTCTGGAACCGAAGGATGCCCTTGTCAAGCAATATCAAAAGCTTTTCGAGCTGGACGGGGTCAAATTGAAATTTACCGAGGGCGCCTTGAAGGCCATTGCCGAGCTCTCGCTGGAAAGAAAATCCGGCGCCCGCGGTTTGCGGGCGATTATGGAAAACACCCTGCTTGAGATAATGTATGAGCTTCCTTCCCGCAATGATGTGCTGGAATGCATCGTCAGCGAAGAAGTTGTAAAAAATGATGAAAAACCTATTCTCCTTCTCGAAAAAAAATCCGAGACGGCGTGATTTTAACTATTACAGGTAATAATAAATGACCTCCAGAAGAGAAACAAATGAGTTGATGCAGAATGACGCGGAAATGCCGCTTTTGCCGCTTCGGGATGTGGTGGTTTTCCCGCACATGATTGTCCCGCTGTTTGTGGGCAGGGAAAAGTCAATTGCCGCGCTTGAGGCCGCCATGAAGGATGAAAAAGAGATCTTCATGGTAGCGCAAAAAAATGCCCAGAAAGACGAGCCGGGCGAAGAGGATATATACAGCGTTGGCACAATCGGGATTATAATCCAGTTGTTGCGTCTCCCCGACGGCACCGTCAAGGTGCTGGTTGAGGGCAGGAAAAGGGGAATCATCAGAAACTACGTTTTCTGCGAGGAGCATTTCCTCGTTCTGGTGGATGAGCTCGAGGAAACGGGGAAAGAGGATGCCCTCCGCATTGAGGCGCTGATGAGGAGCATCGGCGCTGCCTTTGAAAACTATGCCAAAATGACCGGCAAGGTTCATCTGGATATGGCCGGAACGGTATCTGCCATTAACGACCCCTCCAAGCTTGCCGACATCGTCATTTCCCAAATCAACGCCAAACTGGATGACAAACAGAAAATTATTGAGATCACGAGCATTCCCGACAGAATGGAAGCAATCTATAAATTGATGCTTTCCGAGATAGAGATCCTGCAGGTTGAGGAAAAAATAAAAAAACGGGTCAAAAAGCAGATGGAAAAGACCCAGAAGGATTACTACCTCAACGAGCAGATGCGGGCCATTCAGAAGGAAATGGGCGAGAAGGATGAATTTAAAAGCGAAGTTATCGAGCTGGAAAAGAGGCTGAAGCAGAAAAAGCTTCCCGAAGAGGCCGCCAAAAAGGTCAAGCAGGAAATCAAAAAGATGCAGATGATGGCGCCGATGTCTGCCGAGGCCACCGTCGTGAGAAATTACATCGACTGGCTTCTCGACATGCCTTGGGAGGAGAAAACTGCGAACAATTACGCGTTGAAAGAGTCTGAGACGATTCTGGAAGAGGATCATTACGGCCTCAAGAAGGTAAAGGAGCGAATCATCGAGTACCTCGCTGTCCAGACCCTCGTCAAAAAGAACAGGGGTTCCATTTTATGCCTGGTAGGTCCTCCGGGGGTCGGCAAGACCTCTATCGCCAAATCGGTAGCACGGGCGACAAACCGGAAGTTTGTGAGGTTTTCCCTGGGCGGGGTGCGGGACGAGGCGGAAATAAGGGGGCACCGGCGCACCTACATCGGCGCAATGCCCGGGAAAATAATCCAGCTTTTAAAAAAGGCGGGAAGCAGCAACCCCGTTTTCTGTCTGGACGAGGTCGATAAGCTCAGCTCCGACTTTCGCGGCGATCCCTCCGCGGC
Encoded proteins:
- the tig gene encoding trigger factor — its product is MSEIVEPKIDDVSSVKKRISFEIPWDDVKHELDKVYQKAGKTARIKGFRPGKIPRNIMEKYYRQDVEVDAISNLVNRYYWETIQKHNIAAVSQPQIEQEGIEQEKNFTFTATVDVEPQIEPVGYTGLELEKQTPVVNDDELEANMQQMRQMFAVLENVEEERGVQTGDFVTIGFEGALAGEKLPELKAENHLLEIGSGSFIPGFEEQLIDSPKGATKNIEVTFPADYQAPRLAGKNVQFAVAIKDIRVRRLPDLDDKFIKNFGKYTSLDELRADVRKRAEEEKKKRLDAAFVKQIGDKLLENNIFEAPEAFIEQQVYYMVSDAHSRMVSEGMDPKKAEELAANLRAPFRDEAAKIVKTTILLDKIAQKEAIAATDEELEARIREFALQRSQDYETFRKSLEKDNLVENIRGELINRKTYEFIESKANITVREAEKIESGDAAK
- the clpP gene encoding ATP-dependent Clp endopeptidase proteolytic subunit ClpP, with amino-acid sequence MSLIPMVVEQDGRGERAFDIYSRLLRDRIIFLGTAIDDDVANLVIAQMLFLESDDPDKDIFFYLNSPGGSVSAGMAIYDTMQYIKPSVSTVCMGQAASMGALLLAAGQKGKRYALPHSRIMIHQPLGGFQGQATDIGIQAREILRLKEELNQILADLTGQPLEKIAADTERDYYMSGTNAVEYGIIDEVILKRA
- the clpX gene encoding ATP-dependent Clp protease ATP-binding subunit ClpX, whose translation is MGRKPKDSGYEKGILYCSFCGKGQNEVKKLVAGSTSYICDECVELCRSIINEENQEDKGSISGGFPEPRDIVKFLDQYVIGQERAKKILSVAVYNHYRRLSAGADVGGVEIQKSNILLIGPTGSGKTLLAKTLARMLNVPFTIADATTLTEAGYVGEDVENIILSLLQNADYDVEKASRGIVYIDEIDKIARKSGNPSITRDVSGEGVQQALLKIIEGTTASIPPKGGRKHPQQEFIQVDTTNILFICGGAFNDLDGIISRRTGSNSIGFGSEIRSNKEKNKDELLSKVQPEDLLKFGLIPEFIGRLPVISTLKELTHDDLIRILLEPKDALVKQYQKLFELDGVKLKFTEGALKAIAELSLERKSGARGLRAIMENTLLEIMYELPSRNDVLECIVSEEVVKNDEKPILLLEKKSETA
- the lon gene encoding endopeptidase La, with protein sequence MTSRRETNELMQNDAEMPLLPLRDVVVFPHMIVPLFVGREKSIAALEAAMKDEKEIFMVAQKNAQKDEPGEEDIYSVGTIGIIIQLLRLPDGTVKVLVEGRKRGIIRNYVFCEEHFLVLVDELEETGKEDALRIEALMRSIGAAFENYAKMTGKVHLDMAGTVSAINDPSKLADIVISQINAKLDDKQKIIEITSIPDRMEAIYKLMLSEIEILQVEEKIKKRVKKQMEKTQKDYYLNEQMRAIQKEMGEKDEFKSEVIELEKRLKQKKLPEEAAKKVKQEIKKMQMMAPMSAEATVVRNYIDWLLDMPWEEKTANNYALKESETILEEDHYGLKKVKERIIEYLAVQTLVKKNRGSILCLVGPPGVGKTSIAKSVARATNRKFVRFSLGGVRDEAEIRGHRRTYIGAMPGKIIQLLKKAGSSNPVFCLDEVDKLSSDFRGDPSAALLEVLDPEQNNAFNDNYLEVDYDLSDVMFITTANVLQTIPAPLQDRMEVIRIAGYTEQEKLNIAVKFLVPKIIEANGLSKKNLVFTEGAILTMIRNYTREAGVRNLDREISSICRKVARKVVSEGVKTCIKISANAVSGYLGVPKFRDNENEGMDRVGLTIGLAWTEVGGELLTLETTVMKGSGKMTLTGKLGDVMQESAQAALTYVRSRSGEFGLPEGFYKDTDIHVHVPEGAIPKDGPSAGIAMATSIASALTNRKVRGDLAMTGEITLRGRVLPIGGLKEKLLAAHRAGIKTVIIPKDNEKDLSEVPANVLKKLKMIFVQNVDEVMSAALLPKEENPADIGGVPVSSKIEETVPLPC